A stretch of the Streptococcus himalayensis genome encodes the following:
- a CDS encoding exodeoxyribonuclease III produces the protein MKLISWNIDSLNAALTSDSARAQLSQAVLQTLVTEDADIIAIQETKLSAKGPTKKHLEILEQLFPDYEHTWRSSVEPARKGYAGTMFLYKKDLTPTITFPEIGAPTTMDLEGRIITLEFEHFFVTQVYTPNAGDGLKRLSDRQIWDQKYAEYLATLDQEKPVLATGDYNVAHHEIDLANPASNRQSPGFTDEERAGFTNLLAKGFTDTFRHLHGELPHQYTWWAQRSKTSKINNTGWRIDYWLTSNRVADKVTKSEMIDSGARQDHTPIVMEIDL, from the coding sequence ATGAAACTCATCTCATGGAATATTGATTCTCTCAATGCAGCCTTGACCAGTGATTCTGCCCGTGCACAATTGTCACAAGCTGTCTTGCAAACCCTCGTTACAGAAGACGCGGATATTATCGCCATTCAGGAAACAAAATTGTCAGCCAAAGGACCTACTAAAAAGCATTTGGAGATTTTAGAGCAACTCTTTCCTGATTATGAACACACATGGCGTTCATCTGTCGAGCCAGCTCGTAAGGGCTATGCAGGAACCATGTTTCTCTATAAAAAAGACTTGACCCCAACTATTACCTTCCCAGAAATTGGAGCACCAACGACCATGGACTTGGAAGGGAGAATCATCACCCTAGAATTCGAACATTTCTTTGTGACCCAGGTCTACACACCAAATGCGGGAGACGGTTTGAAACGCCTCAGCGATCGCCAAATTTGGGATCAAAAATATGCAGAATACCTAGCAACATTAGACCAGGAAAAGCCTGTTCTGGCAACAGGTGACTATAACGTTGCCCACCACGAAATCGACCTTGCAAATCCTGCTAGCAACCGCCAATCACCTGGATTTACTGATGAAGAACGTGCAGGATTTACCAATCTACTTGCCAAGGGATTCACTGATACCTTCCGCCACTTGCATGGTGAGCTTCCCCATCAATACACTTGGTGGGCGCAACGCAGCAAGACCAGCAAAATCAACAACACCGGCTGGAGAATTGACTACTGGCTTACCAGCAATCGTGTAGCTGATAAGGTCACCAAGTCTGAGATGATTGACTCAGGTGCCCGCCAAGACCACACCCCAATCGTGATGGAAATTGATTTATAA
- the metG gene encoding methionine--tRNA ligase gives MTEKNFYITTPIYYPSGKLHIGSAYTTIACDVLARYKRLMGYDVFYLTGLDEHGQKIQTKAAEAGITPQEYVDGMADEVKKLWELLDISYDKFIRTTDDYHETVVAEVFERLLAQDDIYLGEYSGWYSVSDEEFFTESQLEEVFRDEAGKVTGGIAPSGHEVEWVSEESYFLRLSKYANRLVAFFKERPDFIQPDGRMNEIVKNFIEPGLEDLAVSRTSFTWGVPVPSNPKHVVYVWIDALLNYATALGYGQVNHANFDKFWNGTVFHMVGKDILRFHSIYWPILLMMLDLPLPERLIAHGWFVMKDGKMSKSKGNVVYPDMLVERYGLDPLRYYLMRSLPVGSDGTFTPEDYVGRINYELANDLGNLLNRTVAMVNKYFDGQVPTYAENVTAFDADLAQVAAEAIAEYHKQMDAVDYPRALEAVWTLIARTNKYIDETAPWLLAKDEDKRSELAAVMSHLVASLRVVAHLIEPFMMTTSAAILEQLGMEKANSLENLALADLPADLRVVTKGQPIFPRLEMDEEIAYIKEQMAAGKPVVEKEWKPEEVELTLNRKEIKFDDFEKVEIRVAEVKEVKKVEGSDKLLQFRLDAGDKEDRQILSGIAKYYPNEQELVGKKVQIVANLKPRKMMGHISQGMILSAEHGDSVTLLTVDASVPNGSVIG, from the coding sequence ATGACAGAAAAGAATTTTTACATTACGACCCCCATTTATTACCCTTCTGGGAAGCTCCATATTGGTTCTGCCTATACAACGATTGCCTGCGATGTTTTAGCGCGCTACAAGCGCCTTATGGGCTATGATGTCTTTTATTTAACAGGATTGGATGAGCATGGTCAAAAGATTCAGACCAAGGCAGCTGAAGCTGGTATTACTCCGCAAGAATATGTGGACGGTATGGCCGATGAGGTCAAAAAATTGTGGGAACTCTTGGACATTTCCTATGATAAATTTATCCGCACGACAGACGACTATCATGAAACGGTAGTCGCAGAAGTGTTTGAACGTTTGCTGGCACAAGACGATATTTATCTAGGAGAATATTCTGGCTGGTATTCTGTGTCTGATGAGGAATTTTTCACCGAAAGCCAGTTAGAAGAAGTTTTTCGAGATGAAGCAGGCAAGGTGACTGGGGGAATTGCTCCTTCTGGTCATGAGGTGGAATGGGTATCAGAAGAATCCTACTTCCTTCGTTTGAGCAAATATGCGAATCGCTTGGTAGCCTTCTTTAAAGAACGTCCTGATTTCATCCAACCAGATGGGCGGATGAATGAAATCGTGAAAAACTTTATTGAACCAGGACTTGAGGATTTGGCAGTCAGCCGGACTTCCTTTACCTGGGGAGTTCCAGTACCGTCCAATCCAAAACATGTTGTCTATGTCTGGATTGATGCCCTCTTGAACTATGCAACAGCTCTTGGCTATGGTCAAGTAAATCATGCAAATTTTGATAAATTCTGGAACGGAACGGTTTTCCACATGGTTGGAAAAGATATTTTACGTTTCCACTCGATTTACTGGCCAATCCTCCTCATGATGCTCGATTTACCATTACCAGAACGCTTGATTGCTCACGGTTGGTTTGTCATGAAAGACGGCAAAATGTCTAAGTCTAAAGGAAATGTTGTCTATCCAGATATGCTGGTGGAGCGCTATGGACTCGATCCTTTGCGTTACTACCTCATGAGAAGTTTACCGGTCGGTTCAGATGGGACCTTTACACCAGAGGATTATGTAGGACGGATTAACTACGAACTCGCCAATGACCTTGGAAACCTCCTCAACCGTACGGTGGCTATGGTGAATAAATACTTTGATGGACAAGTGCCTACCTATGCAGAAAATGTGACAGCCTTTGATGCGGATTTGGCACAGGTAGCAGCAGAAGCAATCGCAGAATACCATAAGCAAATGGATGCGGTGGATTATCCACGTGCCCTAGAAGCGGTCTGGACCTTGATTGCCCGTACTAACAAGTATATCGATGAAACGGCTCCATGGCTGTTAGCAAAAGACGAAGACAAACGAAGCGAACTGGCTGCTGTGATGAGCCACTTAGTAGCAAGTCTTCGTGTGGTGGCTCATTTGATTGAGCCATTCATGATGACGACAAGTGCTGCAATCTTAGAGCAGTTGGGAATGGAAAAGGCAAATAGCTTAGAGAATTTAGCACTGGCAGATTTACCAGCAGATTTGCGAGTGGTTACAAAAGGTCAGCCAATCTTCCCACGTCTTGAAATGGACGAGGAAATTGCCTACATCAAGGAACAGATGGCAGCTGGTAAACCAGTTGTGGAAAAAGAATGGAAACCAGAAGAGGTTGAATTGACCCTCAACCGCAAGGAAATCAAGTTTGATGATTTTGAAAAGGTTGAAATCCGTGTGGCGGAAGTCAAAGAAGTAAAAAAAGTTGAAGGTAGTGATAAATTACTTCAATTCCGCCTAGATGCAGGTGACAAGGAGGACCGCCAAATTCTCTCTGGAATTGCCAAATATTATCCAAATGAGCAAGAATTGGTCGGCAAAAAAGTTCAAATTGTAGCCAACCTCAAGCCGCGTAAGATGATGGGACACATCAGTCAGGGGATGATTCTATCTGCTGAACATGGGGATAGCGTGACCCTCTTGACAGTTGATGCCAGTGTGCCAAATGGAAGTGTGATTGGCTAA
- a CDS encoding LPXTG cell wall anchor domain-containing protein: protein MKKTSKHLLLKQLTITSAVLTAFLLSQGQGVLADERTSQESSSGTVISRVARNEEIVPELVAESFESVLPSSQPQAPMLEETHQHKGTVSGEVTQKSNQDDSIVTLPSTQVYMSEAGSFSDTIKQKIDNLSSLTWTLDDKPIEDWKTCSLKAGDFSGDSLMTIASSEQGDTQTISATFNPLFGKDLSLRSPSNIRRTYRSFIGEHILKGMASDGTVSVVKPLLFRPYKDFHTHDEMLAAIGKAQTEAAQNRFVNIETIGISAQNRAIKMGIIAKDQESVEDYLSRVTPLMLTKPDKMLELLKKGEFDYKLPVLINNTHADEQPGIDIITGLFKAFASQDIFDYSTTDEQGNLKQVHMDVNELLKKFIFLFDFTENPDGDVLNTRTLANGLDPNRDTGYQNNPETRAIVAQMNKWNPIAVYDVHGFVKEFLIEPATPPHDPNFEYDLLADLMLENAREMGRTGVANSSYESFIIPKLDWGSGWDDSFSGYTAVYAMYHGILGHTIEIPQGNQDSYDAGYHAVLGGIHFLSERPDQLMETRLKFYSRGVNKVESPEAEKELVGPDGEVVGRLKQGAPKFFPDYYVIPMGLGKEVDSQEAFNMIDYFKRNGVEVKELLQDTASFKKGDLVVDMAQAKRGFANHVLYSGSNESAWEAMYAELVVNFPNMRGFKATAVFQDKLFENQLKEVSWTKAPRTTMVDDEAPYYVIANTSKESVKAVNQVIKAGGKVYLTEDGYIVDTNTFAKLLTDYAIYGEALYKKPVGTPLSMIKVYSPSHHFTWAGDFPITSNSALALKDMGFTIVETADESDAIVLEDGKFSADILGKKPTIILGGEAMQRLEELGVLEGFNAEQFEYGDSYEGLLRAIVDDKSPIASGYAKHDFFYSNSGNWIEETPKGFQPIVTVADKDFYVAGWWPGNEQLANKVMAIYGQYQENPLFIYAGNPTNRLHPVHLYRWVSNALFGLQLASLEELPIKGIMIPPVYQSTPSQNWNMAKPIIHQEVIQTAVVYHQTEKQPILTSTQETMVMQEELPNTSSKESSKMTILGLLVSISSCMFVLKRKEEK, encoded by the coding sequence ATGAAAAAAACATCTAAACATCTATTATTAAAACAGTTGACGATAACCTCTGCTGTTTTAACGGCTTTTCTTCTTAGTCAGGGTCAGGGAGTATTGGCAGATGAAAGAACTTCTCAGGAAAGTTCATCTGGTACAGTTATCTCGAGAGTTGCAAGAAATGAAGAGATAGTGCCGGAACTTGTTGCTGAGTCGTTCGAATCAGTTCTTCCATCTTCTCAACCTCAAGCTCCCATGCTTGAGGAAACGCATCAACATAAGGGAACTGTATCCGGAGAAGTGACACAGAAGTCAAATCAAGATGATTCGATTGTAACTCTACCATCAACACAGGTCTACATGTCTGAAGCAGGAAGTTTTTCCGATACAATAAAACAAAAGATAGATAATCTTTCGAGTTTGACATGGACTTTGGATGATAAGCCAATTGAGGATTGGAAAACATGCTCTTTGAAAGCAGGGGATTTTTCAGGGGATTCCTTGATGACAATAGCAAGTAGTGAGCAAGGAGATACTCAAACAATTTCAGCTACATTCAATCCGCTATTTGGAAAAGACTTAAGCTTAAGAAGTCCTAGTAATATCCGACGTACGTATCGAAGTTTTATTGGGGAACATATTTTAAAAGGGATGGCAAGTGATGGAACGGTGTCTGTTGTCAAACCATTGCTATTTCGGCCTTATAAGGATTTCCATACACACGATGAAATGCTAGCTGCTATTGGAAAAGCTCAAACAGAAGCTGCACAAAATCGTTTTGTAAATATTGAGACAATCGGTATAAGTGCACAAAATAGAGCGATTAAAATGGGGATTATCGCAAAAGATCAAGAAAGTGTAGAGGATTATCTATCTCGTGTAACCCCGCTGATGTTAACAAAACCAGACAAAATGTTAGAGCTTCTCAAAAAAGGAGAATTCGACTATAAACTTCCTGTTCTAATAAACAATACTCATGCTGATGAGCAACCAGGAATTGATATCATCACTGGATTGTTTAAAGCGTTTGCAAGTCAAGATATTTTTGATTATTCAACGACGGATGAACAAGGCAATCTAAAACAGGTTCATATGGATGTGAATGAACTTTTAAAAAAATTTATTTTTTTATTTGATTTCACCGAAAACCCAGATGGAGATGTCTTAAATACTCGAACTCTAGCCAATGGTCTGGATCCTAATCGCGATACTGGTTACCAAAACAATCCAGAAACGAGAGCTATTGTTGCTCAAATGAATAAGTGGAATCCAATTGCAGTCTATGATGTTCATGGATTTGTCAAGGAATTTCTAATTGAACCTGCTACTCCGCCTCATGATCCAAACTTTGAATATGATTTGCTTGCGGATTTAATGCTTGAAAATGCGCGTGAGATGGGAAGAACTGGGGTCGCTAATTCCAGCTATGAATCGTTTATCATTCCTAAACTAGATTGGGGATCCGGTTGGGACGATTCTTTCTCAGGCTATACAGCAGTGTATGCTATGTATCATGGCATACTCGGACATACCATTGAAATTCCTCAAGGGAATCAGGATTCTTATGATGCTGGTTATCATGCTGTTTTAGGAGGTATCCATTTCCTTTCAGAACGTCCAGATCAACTGATGGAAACACGGTTGAAGTTCTATTCTCGAGGAGTAAATAAAGTAGAATCTCCTGAAGCAGAAAAAGAGCTAGTTGGACCAGACGGTGAAGTTGTGGGACGTTTGAAACAAGGGGCGCCGAAATTCTTTCCAGATTACTATGTGATTCCGATGGGATTGGGGAAAGAAGTTGATTCCCAAGAAGCATTTAATATGATTGACTACTTTAAACGAAATGGTGTGGAAGTAAAAGAATTGTTACAAGATACCGCTTCCTTTAAAAAAGGAGATCTGGTAGTGGATATGGCGCAAGCGAAACGAGGATTTGCTAATCATGTGCTATACTCAGGCTCGAATGAATCTGCCTGGGAAGCGATGTATGCTGAGTTAGTTGTTAATTTCCCAAATATGCGTGGGTTTAAAGCAACGGCCGTTTTTCAGGATAAATTATTTGAGAATCAATTAAAAGAGGTAAGTTGGACTAAAGCACCTCGTACTACTATGGTTGATGATGAGGCTCCTTACTATGTGATTGCGAATACTTCCAAGGAATCTGTGAAAGCAGTGAATCAAGTAATCAAAGCAGGTGGCAAGGTTTATTTGACAGAGGATGGCTATATCGTTGATACCAATACCTTTGCCAAGTTGTTGACTGATTATGCTATTTATGGAGAAGCTCTGTATAAGAAGCCAGTTGGAACACCATTATCAATGATCAAGGTTTATTCACCTTCTCATCATTTTACCTGGGCTGGAGATTTTCCGATTACTTCAAATTCAGCCTTAGCTTTGAAGGATATGGGCTTTACTATTGTTGAAACAGCAGATGAATCAGATGCGATTGTTTTGGAAGATGGCAAGTTTTCAGCCGATATTCTGGGGAAGAAACCGACGATTATTCTAGGTGGAGAAGCGATGCAACGTCTGGAGGAGTTAGGTGTTTTAGAGGGCTTTAATGCAGAGCAATTTGAATATGGAGATAGCTATGAAGGATTACTGCGGGCAATTGTTGACGACAAGAGTCCGATTGCAAGTGGATATGCAAAACACGACTTCTTCTACTCAAATTCAGGGAATTGGATTGAAGAAACACCGAAGGGTTTCCAACCAATTGTGACAGTTGCAGATAAAGATTTTTATGTTGCTGGTTGGTGGCCAGGGAATGAACAATTAGCTAATAAAGTGATGGCTATTTATGGACAGTATCAAGAGAATCCATTGTTTATCTATGCAGGGAATCCAACCAATCGATTGCATCCTGTACATTTGTATAGATGGGTTTCGAATGCTTTGTTTGGTTTGCAGCTAGCTAGTTTGGAAGAATTACCGATAAAAGGAATCATGATTCCGCCTGTGTATCAATCAACTCCTTCACAAAATTGGAACATGGCGAAGCCAATCATTCACCAAGAAGTTATTCAGACAGCGGTTGTCTACCATCAAACAGAGAAACAGCCTATATTGACCAGTACTCAGGAGACAATGGTAATGCAAGAAGAACTTCCAAATACATCTAGTAAAGAAAGTTCAAAAATGACTATTTTGGGTTTGCTCGTTTCTATCAGTAGTTGTATGTTTGTTCTCAAGCGTAAAGAAGAAAAATAA
- a CDS encoding valine--tRNA ligase: protein MSKELSPKYNPAEVEAGRYAKWLEADVFKPSGDEKAKPYSIVIPPPNVTGKLHLGHAWDTTLQDIIIRQKRMQGFDTLWLPGMDHAGIATQAKVEERLREQGITRYDLGREKFLEKVWEWKDEYAATIKEQWGKMGLSLDYSRERFTLDEGLSKAVRKVFVDLYQKGWIYRGEFIINWDPAARTALSDIEVIHKDVEGAFYHMNYMLEDGSRALQVATTRPETMFGDVAVAVNPEDPRYKDLIGKNVILPIVNKAIPIVADEHADPEFGTGVVKITPAHDPNDFLVGQRHNLPQVNVMNDDGTMNDLAGEFAGMDRFEARKAVVAKLEELGALVEIEKRVHSVGHSERSGAVVEPRLSTQWFVKMDELAKNAIANQKTEDEVKFYPPRFNDTFLQWMENVHDWVISRQLWWGHQIPAWYNAEGDIYVGEEAPAGDGWTQDEDVLDTWFSSALWPFSTMGWPDEDKADFKRYFPTSTLVTGYDIIFFWVSRMIFQSLEFTDRRPFENVLIHGLIRDEEGRKMSKSLGNGIDPMDVIDRYGADSLRWFLSNGSAPGQDVRFSYEKMDASWNFINKIWNISRYILMNNEGLSLADARENVSKVAASEAGNVTDRWILHNLNETIAKVTENFDKFEFGVAGHILYNFIWDEFADWYVELTKEVLYSDNEAEKVMTRSVLLYTLDQILRLLHPIMPFVTEEIFGQISEGSIVTASYPVVRPEFENLAAANGVEALKDVIRAVRNARSEVNVAPSKPITLLMKPIDSQLEEFFKANINYIKRFTNPEHLEIDASLTAPELAMSSVITGAEIYLPLADLLNIDEELARLEKELAKWQKELDMVGKKLANEKFIANAKPEVVEKERAKQLDYQTKYDATKERIAEMEKLGK from the coding sequence ATGTCAAAAGAACTATCACCAAAATACAATCCAGCCGAGGTTGAGGCTGGTCGTTATGCGAAATGGCTGGAGGCAGATGTCTTTAAGCCCTCAGGAGACGAGAAGGCTAAGCCTTACTCTATCGTGATTCCACCTCCGAACGTGACGGGAAAACTTCACCTTGGACACGCCTGGGACACGACCTTGCAGGATATTATCATTCGTCAAAAACGCATGCAGGGCTTTGATACCTTGTGGTTGCCAGGGATGGACCATGCAGGGATTGCCACTCAAGCCAAGGTTGAGGAGCGTCTCCGCGAGCAAGGCATTACCCGCTATGACCTCGGTCGTGAGAAATTCCTAGAGAAAGTCTGGGAATGGAAAGACGAGTACGCTGCAACGATTAAGGAGCAGTGGGGCAAGATGGGTTTGTCGCTTGACTACTCGCGTGAGCGATTCACCCTTGACGAGGGTTTGTCAAAGGCTGTTCGTAAGGTCTTTGTTGATTTGTATCAAAAGGGCTGGATTTACCGTGGGGAATTTATCATCAACTGGGATCCAGCAGCCCGCACCGCGCTTTCTGATATCGAGGTGATTCACAAAGATGTCGAGGGTGCTTTCTACCACATGAACTATATGCTTGAGGACGGCTCTCGTGCGCTTCAAGTTGCGACCACCCGTCCTGAGACCATGTTTGGAGACGTTGCCGTTGCAGTTAACCCAGAAGATCCACGTTATAAGGACTTGATTGGCAAAAACGTTATCCTGCCGATTGTCAATAAAGCCATTCCAATCGTAGCCGATGAACATGCGGATCCAGAATTTGGAACAGGGGTCGTAAAAATTACACCAGCCCACGATCCAAATGACTTCCTCGTAGGACAACGCCACAATTTACCACAAGTCAACGTCATGAACGATGATGGAACGATGAATGACTTGGCGGGTGAATTTGCAGGGATGGATCGTTTTGAAGCTCGTAAGGCAGTCGTAGCTAAGTTAGAAGAGCTTGGTGCTCTAGTAGAAATCGAAAAACGGGTGCATTCTGTCGGACACTCTGAGCGTAGCGGTGCTGTTGTCGAGCCACGTTTGTCTACACAATGGTTTGTCAAAATGGATGAATTAGCTAAAAACGCCATTGCCAACCAAAAGACTGAAGATGAAGTGAAATTCTATCCACCACGTTTCAACGATACCTTCCTTCAATGGATGGAAAATGTCCATGACTGGGTGATTTCTCGTCAGCTTTGGTGGGGTCATCAAATCCCGGCTTGGTACAATGCAGAAGGTGATATCTATGTTGGGGAAGAAGCACCAGCAGGTGACGGATGGACGCAGGATGAGGATGTGCTTGATACCTGGTTCAGCTCAGCCCTTTGGCCATTTTCAACGATGGGCTGGCCAGATGAGGACAAGGCAGACTTCAAACGCTACTTCCCAACCTCAACCCTTGTCACAGGCTACGACATCATTTTCTTCTGGGTGTCACGGATGATTTTCCAATCTCTTGAATTTACAGACCGTCGTCCATTTGAAAATGTCTTGATTCACGGTTTGATTCGAGATGAAGAAGGCCGTAAAATGTCTAAATCTCTCGGGAATGGGATTGATCCGATGGATGTGATTGACCGGTATGGAGCAGACAGTCTCCGTTGGTTCTTGTCTAACGGCTCTGCCCCAGGGCAAGATGTCCGCTTTAGCTATGAGAAAATGGATGCCAGCTGGAACTTCATCAATAAAATCTGGAATATTTCCCGCTACATTCTCATGAATAATGAGGGCTTGAGCCTTGCAGATGCGCGTGAAAATGTCTCAAAAGTAGCTGCAAGCGAGGCCGGAAACGTGACAGACCGCTGGATTCTCCACAACCTCAATGAAACCATTGCCAAAGTCACTGAAAACTTTGACAAATTTGAGTTCGGTGTTGCTGGGCACATCCTCTATAACTTTATCTGGGATGAATTTGCGGACTGGTATGTCGAGTTGACCAAGGAAGTGCTTTATAGCGACAATGAGGCAGAAAAAGTCATGACGCGCTCTGTGCTTCTTTACACCTTGGATCAAATCTTGCGCCTGCTTCACCCAATCATGCCGTTTGTGACGGAGGAAATCTTTGGGCAAATCTCAGAAGGAAGCATTGTAACGGCAAGCTATCCAGTGGTTCGTCCTGAGTTTGAAAATCTTGCGGCGGCAAATGGCGTAGAAGCGTTGAAAGATGTGATTCGTGCCGTACGAAATGCGCGTAGCGAAGTCAACGTTGCTCCAAGTAAGCCCATCACGCTCTTGATGAAACCGATTGACAGCCAGCTAGAAGAATTCTTCAAGGCCAATATCAACTACATTAAACGCTTTACAAATCCTGAGCATTTGGAAATTGACGCAAGCCTAACCGCGCCAGAACTGGCTATGTCAAGTGTCATCACAGGTGCGGAAATCTATCTACCACTAGCAGACCTGCTCAATATCGATGAAGAATTGGCTCGTCTGGAAAAAGAACTTGCCAAATGGCAAAAAGAACTCGATATGGTCGGTAAAAAACTCGCTAACGAGAAATTTATCGCCAATGCCAAACCAGAAGTCGTTGAAAAAGAACGTGCTAAACAGCTTGATTATCAAACCAAGTACGATGCCACCAAAGAACGCATTGCAGAGATGGAGAAATTGGGGAAATAG
- a CDS encoding VOC family protein — protein sequence MITASTTMLYVEDTTAAMEFWTEKMGFVLLDTADHGDAISYEIAPSLEATTKFGIHDKEWVAKANPGMTLSYPSLLFDTEDLKSEYERLTQAGVSTNPIMEYQGMVHFTFADNEGHYIAVRESTAK from the coding sequence ATGATTACAGCATCAACCACTATGCTCTATGTAGAGGATACAACAGCCGCTATGGAATTTTGGACCGAAAAAATGGGCTTTGTTCTCTTAGATACAGCTGACCACGGAGACGCTATTTCCTATGAAATTGCACCGTCGCTTGAGGCTACGACCAAATTTGGCATTCATGATAAGGAGTGGGTTGCAAAAGCAAATCCTGGTATGACTCTCAGCTATCCAAGTCTGTTGTTTGACACAGAAGATTTGAAATCTGAGTACGAACGTTTGACACAAGCAGGCGTTTCCACCAATCCCATCATGGAATACCAAGGGATGGTTCATTTCACCTTTGCTGACAACGAAGGACACTACATCGCAGTACGAGAAAGCACCGCCAAATAA
- a CDS encoding GNAT family N-acetyltransferase, with protein sequence MVNILEDYDGQFLPKVETERLILRQRTVEDVEDLFSYASLPEVCLPAGFPPIATLEEEQEYFENKYFQNLAEKDLPSGYGITVKGSNRIIGSCDFNHRRADAVFEIGYLLHPDFWGKGYMPEAVAALIEVAFTLLHLHKVEIRCYSSNQPSRRVAEKLGFTLEATIRDYKDLEGNRVDELVYGLLKREWEER encoded by the coding sequence ATGGTAAACATCTTAGAGGACTATGATGGCCAATTCTTGCCTAAAGTGGAAACCGAGCGTCTGATACTGCGCCAGCGAACTGTGGAGGATGTCGAAGACTTATTTTCCTATGCGAGCTTGCCTGAGGTGTGCTTGCCAGCGGGTTTTCCACCGATAGCGACGCTTGAGGAAGAACAGGAGTATTTTGAAAATAAGTATTTCCAAAATCTAGCAGAAAAAGACCTGCCGTCTGGCTACGGCATTACCGTCAAGGGGAGCAATCGTATCATAGGCTCTTGTGATTTTAACCACCGCCGAGCTGATGCTGTCTTTGAGATTGGCTATTTGCTTCATCCAGACTTTTGGGGCAAGGGCTATATGCCAGAAGCGGTTGCGGCATTGATTGAAGTCGCTTTTACTCTTCTTCATCTCCACAAGGTCGAAATCAGATGTTACAGCTCTAACCAGCCGAGCAGACGAGTTGCTGAAAAACTCGGTTTTACCTTAGAAGCGACGATTCGTGACTATAAAGACTTAGAAGGAAATCGAGTAGACGAATTGGTTTACGGATTGTTGAAGAGAGAGTGGGAGGAGAGATGA
- a CDS encoding DUF1912 family protein gives MTYEQEFLKDLEEWLKTQVMINDMALQESQAVFEADGDERAKEAAVRYESRLDAYQFLAGKFDNYHAGKSFHDLPEDLFGTRGY, from the coding sequence ATGACCTACGAACAAGAATTTTTAAAGGATTTGGAAGAATGGCTCAAGACCCAAGTCATGATTAACGACATGGCGCTCCAAGAAAGTCAGGCTGTTTTTGAGGCTGATGGTGATGAACGAGCCAAAGAAGCCGCAGTACGCTACGAAAGTCGTCTGGATGCCTATCAATTTTTAGCAGGGAAATTTGACAATTACCATGCTGGTAAATCCTTCCATGATTTGCCAGAAGATTTATTTGGAACGCGGGGCTATTAA